A stretch of the Saccharolobus caldissimus genome encodes the following:
- a CDS encoding DsrE family protein, whose amino-acid sequence MSDKYAFFMISGDVEKLYMGFITAIGYVSAGSKVYMFFTMDALKAITKEVEKITLPNAKPLKYYIDNLFELGEEDVEIAACEFGMKVKGIKEEDLLPKVKISGVSEFALKSSEAKAVLVF is encoded by the coding sequence TTGTCGGATAAATACGCCTTCTTCATGATATCTGGGGATGTGGAAAAACTCTATATGGGCTTCATTACAGCTATAGGTTACGTATCTGCTGGCAGCAAAGTCTACATGTTCTTCACCATGGACGCGTTAAAGGCTATTACTAAAGAGGTTGAGAAAATTACCTTACCTAACGCAAAGCCGTTAAAATACTACATAGACAATCTATTTGAACTTGGGGAAGAAGATGTGGAAATAGCAGCATGTGAGTTCGGAATGAAAGTTAAGGGCATAAAAGAAGAGGACTTATTACCTAAAGTTAAAATAAGTGGAGTATCTGAGTTTGCGTTAAAGAGCTCAGAAGCTAAGGCAGTATTAGTTTTCTGA
- a CDS encoding sulfurtransferase TusA family protein, which translates to MISKVKMTAKLKIEKIEPLLNVEKYGRIYQLREVKRLDYGYKAKIKWIKSEFNVLVKVKKNLIEIIEENGKFSISINFNNNRKADVTLNCSPIASALLAPLAWKIVKNLENYSEYVPNVNSIYVNSSSLLELFKTKPSITLDLRGVTCPIPEIEAKKAILNAKPFEAIEVLVDHPAAILYTLPEVARVFNCRYEVINRGDYASFIFICGRRGQENNLQLEDIRNMIRDEREIAKLYIYFDKIIRQEKVDKFTPDLLCGEGLTLIVASPEGRGWLLTAVVDNDRLISARLDYGNVKLYDDDAVNMLTDFNGIINVYYLKH; encoded by the coding sequence ATGATAAGTAAGGTTAAGATGACGGCTAAACTGAAGATCGAGAAAATAGAACCGTTACTTAACGTCGAAAAGTACGGGAGAATTTATCAGCTTAGAGAAGTCAAGAGGTTAGATTACGGATATAAGGCTAAAATTAAATGGATAAAGAGTGAATTTAACGTACTAGTTAAGGTTAAAAAGAACTTAATTGAGATAATTGAGGAAAACGGTAAGTTCTCCATTTCGATAAACTTCAATAATAATAGGAAAGCGGATGTGACATTAAATTGTAGCCCAATAGCCTCAGCCTTATTAGCCCCATTAGCGTGGAAAATAGTTAAGAACCTTGAGAATTACTCCGAATACGTTCCTAACGTTAATTCTATCTATGTTAATTCATCATCATTATTAGAGCTCTTTAAAACTAAACCCAGTATAACGTTAGACCTTAGGGGAGTTACGTGCCCGATACCGGAAATTGAGGCTAAGAAGGCTATTCTGAACGCTAAACCATTTGAGGCTATAGAGGTTTTAGTAGATCATCCAGCCGCAATACTTTATACCCTACCAGAAGTGGCAAGGGTTTTTAATTGCAGATATGAGGTAATAAATAGGGGAGATTACGCTTCTTTCATCTTCATTTGTGGTAGGAGAGGTCAAGAAAATAATTTACAACTTGAGGACATAAGGAATATGATAAGAGATGAGAGGGAAATAGCTAAACTGTACATTTATTTCGATAAGATTATAAGACAAGAGAAGGTTGATAAATTTACACCAGATTTATTATGCGGTGAAGGGCTAACCTTAATTGTAGCCTCTCCAGAGGGAAGGGGATGGTTACTTACGGCAGTAGTAGACAACGATAGATTAATTTCTGCCAGGCTAGATTATGGTAATGTAAAACTTTACGATGATGATGCCGTGAATATGCTTACCGATTTTAACGGAATAATAAACGTGTACTACTTAAAGCATTAA
- a CDS encoding YeeE/YedE family protein: MPPMVLQPVFSYGWPIVYAVFALSGFILGWAAQRGNYCFVNAMTSIFTIRSFERFGALLLLFGLSALGSGILVGLGMIPASDQYYFNYFAGWYILVGSFIFGFGAALAGGCNLSMLYRAASGYVQNWIELFGMMIGTYIFAIGIWPFQLYTMEKGILSTTQGGYIEYLPFLIFHNVSAPSVLITTLILSIPLIALGIYLQQYTKRKWSRASASFIPGMPIKAYGGNLPSPTTTKPVKLSSEVKDLILLRKPYGTNLTTVILALDMLLVFIVGAGYTFNYLVITSSDGGRFFEYILMLAGQNLFLTTPWFNDSLPIVDPSVLMVVMLCIGAFTASYLSGDFKIRIPREKKRLLIGFLGGILVGIGVRMALGCNVGLMWTNFAQLGYDGIIFLFGMLGGVYLAVKVQERL, translated from the coding sequence ATGCCCCCTATGGTATTACAACCCGTTTTTTCTTATGGTTGGCCAATAGTTTACGCAGTTTTTGCCTTATCTGGTTTTATTTTAGGTTGGGCAGCACAGAGAGGTAACTATTGTTTCGTAAACGCTATGACGTCAATATTTACAATTAGAAGTTTCGAGAGATTCGGAGCATTACTCTTACTATTCGGCTTATCAGCCTTAGGATCTGGAATACTAGTGGGATTAGGCATGATACCAGCCAGTGATCAGTATTATTTCAATTATTTCGCTGGCTGGTACATTTTAGTAGGTTCTTTCATTTTCGGCTTTGGTGCAGCTTTAGCAGGCGGTTGTAATTTATCAATGTTATATAGGGCAGCTTCGGGTTACGTTCAAAACTGGATAGAGCTTTTCGGAATGATGATAGGCACTTACATATTCGCCATAGGAATATGGCCATTTCAATTGTACACTATGGAAAAAGGCATATTATCTACAACTCAAGGAGGTTACATTGAATATTTACCATTCTTAATATTCCATAACGTATCAGCTCCCTCAGTCTTAATAACTACGTTAATACTTTCAATACCCCTAATAGCCTTGGGAATTTACCTTCAACAATACACTAAAAGGAAATGGAGTAGGGCATCTGCAAGTTTTATTCCGGGAATGCCAATAAAGGCCTATGGAGGAAATTTACCCTCACCTACTACTACTAAGCCAGTTAAATTAAGTAGCGAAGTTAAGGACTTAATACTCTTAAGGAAACCTTACGGTACGAACTTAACTACTGTGATTTTAGCTTTAGACATGTTATTAGTCTTCATAGTGGGGGCTGGTTATACCTTTAACTATTTAGTAATAACTTCCTCAGACGGAGGCAGGTTCTTCGAATACATATTAATGTTAGCCGGACAGAATCTATTTTTAACTACCCCATGGTTTAACGATTCATTACCAATTGTTGACCCAAGTGTTTTAATGGTAGTAATGTTATGTATAGGTGCCTTTACCGCTTCTTACCTAAGTGGTGACTTTAAAATAAGGATACCGAGAGAGAAGAAAAGGCTATTAATAGGGTTTTTAGGAGGAATATTAGTAGGCATTGGAGTTAGGATGGCCTTAGGATGTAACGTAGGGTTAATGTGGACCAACTTCGCCCAATTAGGATACGATGGAATAATATTCCTATTCGGGATGCTAGGAGGAGTTTACTTAGCTGTAAAGGTTCAGGAGAGGTTATGA
- a CDS encoding type II toxin-antitoxin system RelE family toxin, with protein sequence MVCEKWIFRFLVKGEMDRKEFIEWLKRNFPQSKLLRLILEKLELINEDPFKYAREKLGIDKYGNPMFSIEVTGDIRILYSVDSKNCVVFIWEIGSHKKVYGR encoded by the coding sequence GTGGTTTGTGAGAAGTGGATTTTCAGATTTTTAGTTAAGGGTGAGATGGATAGAAAAGAGTTCATAGAATGGTTAAAAAGGAATTTCCCTCAATCGAAACTTCTAAGGCTTATTCTTGAAAAATTGGAGTTAATAAATGAAGATCCATTTAAGTACGCTAGGGAGAAGCTTGGAATAGATAAATACGGAAACCCAATGTTCTCTATAGAAGTTACTGGGGATATAAGAATACTTTACAGTGTGGATTCAAAAAATTGTGTAGTTTTTATTTGGGAGATCGGATCTCATAAGAAGGTTTATGGGCGTTAG
- a CDS encoding PIN domain-containing protein yields the protein MIEILSRSKEGEKIEKFIKNNLDEIFINELNLEEIKYVICRKNGKDKAEEVESFLRSTGYFKILPFSRIRGEVYNIKCKYTISLVDATTIATRKY from the coding sequence ATTATAGAAATACTTTCTAGAAGTAAAGAAGGAGAAAAGATCGAGAAATTTATTAAGAATAATCTGGATGAGATTTTTATAAACGAGTTAAACTTAGAGGAGATAAAATATGTCATATGCAGGAAAAATGGAAAAGATAAAGCTGAAGAAGTGGAGAGCTTTTTACGATCCACAGGATATTTTAAGATATTACCATTTTCTAGAATAAGAGGAGAAGTATATAATATAAAGTGTAAATATACCATATCCTTAGTAGACGCTACTACTATTGCCACGCGAAAATATTAA
- a CDS encoding YncE family protein → MNYKLILLAGFVVILAIGFGAAYLMLRPTTTPTTTTTSVLTKPTTTITPSQSFYLLVFTQKGISMVLNPFSPSSSFLGFQHVVNISLNTPDQVYFWEQLPYNSMIKLGDVVFMPLNNGTVYAVNTSTMKVIKSFQVGNSIGFIGIDYSPNMQYVAVADGPSGVVEVINVQTLQVVWKDTFVSPTGRTYYPCDIRWAPNGQYIVVPMRFNNSVDEINATNGQVIRVLAASPGSQPYMLSPNNQGTMLAVEYVGNNSVGFYSLPNLSLLGIVKMPGKLIPQRGVFTPNGQYYLEAPANENEVVIISTSSFSIIENITLPSTSSPGLSEIQLAPGGNYAYVVIHGNPQTGGMIVLISLSSMSIAYEIPLTTAPAIVLPLQTSAGTYLVDNVLLPPVTGLHC, encoded by the coding sequence ATGAATTATAAGTTAATACTCTTGGCGGGATTTGTTGTTATATTAGCTATAGGTTTCGGTGCTGCATATTTAATGTTAAGACCTACTACGACGCCTACTACTACGACGACTTCAGTATTGACTAAACCTACTACGACAATAACCCCATCACAAAGCTTTTACTTATTAGTGTTTACACAAAAGGGTATTTCAATGGTACTTAATCCATTTTCACCTTCTTCTAGCTTTCTCGGATTCCAGCACGTTGTAAATATCTCATTAAATACTCCAGACCAAGTATACTTCTGGGAGCAATTACCATATAACTCAATGATTAAATTAGGGGACGTTGTTTTCATGCCCTTAAACAACGGAACTGTTTATGCAGTAAATACGTCAACAATGAAGGTAATAAAGTCTTTTCAAGTTGGTAATTCTATAGGATTTATAGGGATTGATTACTCACCAAATATGCAATATGTAGCTGTAGCTGATGGTCCTTCAGGGGTAGTAGAGGTAATTAATGTTCAAACTCTTCAAGTGGTCTGGAAGGATACTTTTGTTTCTCCAACAGGTAGGACTTATTATCCGTGCGATATTAGGTGGGCACCAAACGGACAATACATTGTTGTACCTATGAGATTTAATAATAGTGTGGATGAGATTAATGCAACTAACGGTCAGGTTATAAGGGTTTTAGCGGCATCTCCAGGTTCACAGCCCTATATGCTAAGCCCAAATAATCAAGGCACTATGTTAGCAGTTGAATACGTAGGAAATAATTCTGTAGGTTTTTACTCACTTCCTAATTTATCATTACTAGGAATAGTTAAGATGCCGGGGAAGTTAATTCCCCAGAGAGGTGTATTTACCCCTAATGGTCAATACTACTTAGAGGCCCCAGCTAATGAAAATGAAGTGGTTATAATTTCAACTTCAAGCTTCAGTATAATTGAAAATATAACCCTACCGTCTACTTCATCTCCTGGACTAAGTGAAATACAATTAGCACCAGGAGGAAATTACGCTTACGTAGTAATTCACGGAAATCCGCAGACTGGTGGAATGATAGTTCTCATTTCGTTGTCGTCAATGAGCATAGCCTATGAGATACCCTTAACTACAGCCCCGGCAATAGTATTACCGTTGCAAACTTCAGCGGGAACTTACCTAGTAGATAACGTATTATTACCTCCAGTTACTGGACTCCATTGTTAG
- a CDS encoding TQO small subunit DoxD, with amino-acid sequence MSKIEQSQFLTVLRLVTASIWLNAGIFDKLLNPGFLDPNSNDYVGLTILYFSQGSIIRGFLYAVAFPHPILTGILVMIGEISFGVLLLLGLGVRLASTTAFYTNLIYFLSAAWTGAEEYGINLLMMTVDVFLIIYGSDYFSLDSIIAKKIAIVNNKKIWIITGSIIYLVVILFLLTYK; translated from the coding sequence ATCAGTAAGATTGAACAATCTCAATTTCTTACCGTACTGAGATTGGTTACTGCTTCCATATGGCTAAATGCAGGAATATTCGATAAATTACTTAATCCAGGGTTTTTAGATCCAAATTCAAACGATTACGTAGGTTTAACCATATTGTACTTCTCTCAAGGTTCCATAATTAGGGGTTTCCTATATGCTGTAGCCTTTCCTCATCCCATATTAACTGGAATACTTGTAATGATAGGCGAGATAAGCTTCGGAGTTTTATTGCTTTTAGGCTTAGGAGTTAGGTTAGCCTCTACTACAGCATTTTATACCAATTTAATATACTTTCTTTCAGCTGCGTGGACTGGAGCGGAAGAATATGGGATTAACTTACTTATGATGACAGTGGATGTTTTCCTCATAATATATGGTTCTGACTATTTTTCATTAGATTCAATAATAGCTAAAAAGATCGCTATAGTTAATAATAAAAAGATATGGATCATCACTGGATCCATAATATACTTAGTAGTAATCCTATTCTTACTAACCTATAAATGA
- a CDS encoding sulfurtransferase TusA family protein → MSEELKFREPDEVLDVRGESCPVPEMMASKKLKKMKAGQILEVLTDHQPAVDVTLPSLCKSHGYPFTVIKDGDVYRFRILKVS, encoded by the coding sequence ATGAGCGAAGAGTTAAAGTTCAGGGAGCCGGATGAGGTTTTAGATGTTAGAGGAGAATCATGCCCAGTACCGGAAATGATGGCGAGTAAAAAGCTAAAGAAGATGAAAGCTGGGCAGATATTGGAAGTATTAACAGATCATCAGCCTGCAGTAGATGTAACCTTACCCTCATTATGCAAATCCCATGGATATCCCTTTACTGTAATAAAAGATGGAGACGTGTATAGGTTTAGGATACTAAAGGTGAGCTAA
- a CDS encoding IS1 family transposase: MGRKPVFRQDLTCPSCGSHHVVKCGKSWGRQKFLCRDCGKRFLGDASRHHYHKRVKEEALRMYANGMSMRAISRVLNVPLGTVFTWVKRYGGRKYEKLVDLWNKAKEFVKGKVVTKVVDEMWTYLYRNTRAFYKWVFTCYVFTSLGLYLVYSVGDRDENTFSEIKMYLPDEGRWVSDDYNVYFWLKDHTIVSPVNPNEGLHSSLRDRLVRFKRATKAVNRSISMIKYSIALVLWERRLIPEFIP, translated from the coding sequence ATGGGTAGGAAGCCTGTATTTAGGCAAGACTTAACTTGTCCTTCTTGTGGTAGTCATCATGTTGTTAAGTGTGGTAAGTCTTGGGGTAGGCAGAAGTTTTTGTGTAGGGATTGTGGTAAGCGTTTTTTGGGTGATGCTTCTAGGCATCATTATCATAAGAGGGTTAAGGAGGAGGCTTTAAGAATGTATGCTAATGGTATGAGTATGAGGGCTATTTCTAGGGTTCTTAACGTACCTTTGGGTACTGTTTTCACTTGGGTTAAGCGTTATGGTGGGAGGAAGTATGAGAAGCTAGTTGACTTATGGAATAAGGCTAAAGAGTTTGTTAAGGGTAAGGTTGTTACTAAGGTTGTTGATGAGATGTGGACGTACTTGTACAGAAACACTAGGGCTTTCTACAAGTGGGTCTTCACTTGTTACGTTTTCACGAGTCTTGGACTCTACCTAGTTTACTCTGTTGGTGATAGGGATGAGAATACTTTCAGTGAGATTAAAATGTACTTACCGGATGAGGGTAGGTGGGTGAGTGATGATTACAACGTTTACTTTTGGTTAAAGGATCACACGATTGTCTCACCCGTTAACCCCAACGAGGGGCTACATTCCTCACTAAGGGATAGGCTTGTACGCTTTAAGAGGGCAACAAAGGCAGTGAATAGGAGCATAAGCATGATAAAGTACTCCATAGCACTAGTCTTATGGGAGAGAAGACTAATCCCAGAATTTATACCCTAA
- a CDS encoding AAA family ATPase: MEIAVYCGKVYSWTDEICKYNSGYPILDYNSVVNWVSSHGEGSFLIFGTDVIPYTLYDYPNRPVSETEIFKFMERGGTVIWVGDTPFYYVDKNGVKEEIFSKGNPFPFIPKNLEHRPVSEKSENSIVGEMLVYDPKESWRPVEAIPSLVPISIVKQGGGILYSTWIYKYGRGKFVRVYDSPYVNAKYVLSLPEKLSKLGIGVRIRNYRKLKDFKMILPRFKIGVILGKNNVGKTSILEAIAMLDSNNVSKIRAFRGRISNQVAETELFLNEYYRVEFSDTASSRIKDAKVLLIYSHNIIPTATFDSSILRKVTDLLSEFDPNIFYVYLSAGNELRVLFNDKTDVSINELGYGYKSLLNFILSYVVYQPKIILIDDLEGFSLHPELLKQFYDLLLRLDVDLILITTQSSDVYAYLAEKRSDNVRFILINDDKYEVLTSEEVLDRMDYEDLRYTALKISSEVH; the protein is encoded by the coding sequence ATGGAGATAGCAGTATACTGCGGTAAAGTATATAGTTGGACGGACGAAATCTGTAAGTACAATTCGGGCTATCCTATTCTTGATTATAACTCAGTAGTTAATTGGGTTAGCTCGCATGGGGAAGGATCTTTCCTAATTTTCGGTACCGATGTCATACCTTACACCTTGTATGATTATCCTAACAGACCAGTAAGTGAAACAGAAATTTTCAAATTCATGGAAAGAGGAGGTACGGTAATTTGGGTAGGAGATACTCCTTTCTATTACGTTGATAAGAACGGCGTAAAAGAAGAGATATTCAGCAAAGGAAATCCCTTCCCCTTTATACCTAAAAACCTTGAACACAGGCCAGTGTCTGAGAAAAGCGAAAACTCAATTGTAGGTGAAATGCTAGTATACGACCCAAAGGAATCTTGGAGACCGGTGGAAGCTATTCCCTCGCTTGTACCGATTAGCATAGTAAAACAAGGTGGAGGAATACTCTACTCAACTTGGATATATAAATACGGGAGAGGGAAATTTGTAAGAGTTTACGATTCCCCCTACGTTAATGCTAAATACGTTTTATCCTTACCAGAAAAATTGAGTAAGCTAGGTATAGGTGTTAGGATAAGGAATTATAGGAAGCTGAAAGACTTTAAGATGATTTTACCTAGATTTAAAATCGGCGTAATTTTAGGCAAGAACAACGTAGGGAAAACTAGCATATTGGAAGCAATAGCAATGTTGGATTCAAATAACGTAAGCAAAATAAGGGCGTTCAGAGGTAGGATATCTAATCAAGTTGCGGAAACTGAATTATTTTTAAATGAATATTATAGGGTTGAGTTTTCAGATACAGCCTCATCACGAATTAAAGATGCTAAAGTACTTTTAATATATTCCCACAATATCATTCCTACAGCCACTTTTGATTCATCGATTTTACGTAAAGTTACTGATCTATTAAGCGAGTTCGATCCTAATATCTTCTACGTTTATTTATCTGCGGGTAATGAGCTTAGAGTATTATTTAATGATAAGACTGATGTTTCAATTAATGAGTTAGGTTACGGATACAAGAGCTTGCTAAATTTTATACTGTCATATGTTGTTTACCAGCCTAAGATTATCCTTATTGACGATTTAGAAGGCTTTTCTTTACATCCGGAATTACTTAAACAATTTTACGACTTATTGTTGAGACTAGATGTAGACTTAATATTAATTACTACGCAAAGTAGTGACGTTTACGCTTACTTAGCTGAAAAGAGGTCAGACAACGTTAGGTTTATACTAATTAATGACGATAAATATGAAGTTCTAACTTCAGAAGAGGTTTTAGATAGGATGGATTATGAAGATTTAAGATATACGGCATTAAAAATATCTAGTGAAGTTCACTAA
- a CDS encoding acyl--CoA ligase, which produces MIPLIEEFRKAINERDVNKIYSILKQANDFNPNYFNWVSDVFEKNEDKTALIWTDIQNREERKFTYRKLSAEANKLLNFLRKEGIKKGDPVYIMTPIIPEQWISLLAVIKGGFIGVPTAVNLTEYELNYRFKDLKPKAIIADEESAKKINVEAVKIVIGKREGWISYEKVLDESSNAEPETTKPSDEILHYFTSGTTGLPKRVIHTAVSYPIGHLSTTSFIGIKSEDIHLNLSAPGWAKFAWSSFFSPFIMNATVLGINYTGKLDPEKYLSLVESFNVNTFCAPPTAWRQFIILDLNKFKFPKLREVVSAGEPLNPEVIKIWENKFNLRIRDFYGQTETTAMIGNFPWDISEAGSMGKPSPMYDIRLLDDDGNEVGKGIVGHIAVKINKRPIGLFKGYSDEEKNKSAFRNEYYYTGDKAYYTDNGWYFVGRADDIIKTSDYRVGPFEVESALLEHPAVAEAAVVGSPDPQRWQIIKAFVVLKEGYKPSYELALELHNHVKKLLMSYKVPRIIEFVPELPKTISGKIRRNELRKLEEERRRKGEKGEYEFSIK; this is translated from the coding sequence ATGATACCTCTTATTGAAGAATTCAGAAAAGCGATAAATGAAAGGGATGTTAATAAAATATATTCAATTTTAAAGCAGGCTAACGATTTTAACCCTAATTATTTTAATTGGGTTTCCGATGTATTCGAGAAAAATGAAGATAAGACAGCCCTAATATGGACTGATATACAAAACAGAGAAGAGAGGAAATTCACATATAGGAAACTCTCAGCTGAAGCTAATAAGCTTCTAAATTTCTTAAGAAAAGAGGGTATTAAGAAGGGAGATCCCGTATACATAATGACACCCATAATACCAGAGCAATGGATATCATTATTGGCAGTAATTAAAGGCGGTTTCATAGGAGTGCCCACTGCAGTTAATCTAACAGAATATGAGTTAAATTATAGATTTAAGGATCTTAAACCTAAGGCAATAATAGCAGATGAAGAAAGCGCTAAGAAGATTAACGTTGAAGCAGTAAAGATAGTTATAGGAAAGAGGGAGGGTTGGATAAGTTACGAAAAAGTATTAGATGAAAGTAGTAACGCTGAACCAGAAACTACAAAACCGAGTGATGAAATATTGCATTATTTTACATCTGGAACTACTGGCTTACCTAAGAGAGTAATTCACACCGCAGTAAGCTATCCAATAGGTCATTTATCCACTACCTCATTTATAGGTATAAAATCAGAAGATATTCATCTTAATTTAAGTGCTCCAGGATGGGCTAAATTCGCTTGGAGTTCCTTCTTTTCTCCCTTCATAATGAATGCCACCGTACTGGGTATAAATTACACCGGAAAATTAGACCCAGAAAAATACCTCTCCTTAGTTGAGAGTTTTAACGTAAATACGTTCTGTGCACCCCCAACTGCCTGGAGGCAATTCATAATTCTTGATTTAAATAAGTTTAAGTTTCCAAAGCTTAGAGAAGTAGTATCTGCAGGAGAACCGTTAAATCCAGAGGTAATTAAAATATGGGAAAATAAATTCAACCTGAGAATAAGAGATTTTTACGGACAGACAGAGACCACTGCAATGATAGGAAATTTCCCATGGGACATAAGCGAAGCGGGATCTATGGGTAAACCTTCACCCATGTACGACATTAGATTATTAGATGATGACGGAAACGAAGTTGGAAAAGGAATTGTAGGGCACATAGCTGTGAAAATTAATAAAAGACCCATAGGTCTTTTTAAAGGTTATTCAGATGAAGAGAAAAATAAATCAGCCTTTAGGAATGAATACTATTACACTGGGGATAAAGCATATTACACGGATAACGGTTGGTATTTCGTAGGTAGAGCTGACGATATAATAAAGACCTCAGATTATAGAGTAGGTCCTTTCGAGGTTGAAAGCGCATTACTTGAGCATCCCGCAGTAGCTGAAGCTGCCGTAGTAGGCTCGCCTGACCCTCAAAGATGGCAGATAATAAAAGCTTTCGTAGTGCTAAAAGAGGGTTATAAACCATCTTACGAATTAGCCTTAGAACTACATAACCACGTAAAGAAACTATTAATGAGTTATAAGGTTCCAAGAATAATAGAGTTCGTACCCGAATTGCCAAAAACTATCAGCGGTAAAATAAGGAGAAACGAACTAAGAAAATTAGAGGAGGAGAGGAGAAGAAAAGGAGAAAAAGGTGAATATGAGTTCTCCATAAAATAA
- a CDS encoding PLP-dependent transferase, whose translation MLSTLHSDVVIGLAGTNNEDINKRMYEERKTYGGIPDPLSAYLTIRGLKTLGLRMERHNRNAMELAKFLSQHKKVKKVYYPGLEDFEYYNIAKKVLRGFGGMLSFEPISDCSKKLIRSLNIAIPAPSLGGVETLVTLPRETSHASLSADELKRMRIPEGLVRVSVGIEDIEDLIEDFNNALSVC comes from the coding sequence TTGTTGTCCACACTCCATAGTGATGTAGTAATAGGGCTAGCTGGAACTAATAATGAGGATATTAATAAGAGAATGTACGAGGAGAGGAAAACTTACGGTGGAATTCCAGATCCTCTAAGTGCATATTTAACGATAAGAGGTTTAAAGACTTTAGGTTTAAGAATGGAGAGGCATAATAGAAATGCTATGGAATTAGCCAAATTTCTCTCGCAGCATAAGAAGGTTAAGAAAGTTTATTACCCAGGTTTAGAGGATTTCGAATATTATAATATTGCTAAAAAAGTCTTAAGGGGCTTCGGTGGTATGTTATCTTTTGAACCAATTAGTGATTGTTCGAAAAAATTAATAAGGTCTTTAAATATCGCAATACCAGCTCCTTCGTTAGGTGGTGTTGAGACTTTAGTTACATTGCCTAGAGAAACTAGTCATGCTTCTCTTTCAGCTGATGAGTTGAAGAGAATGAGAATACCAGAAGGATTAGTAAGAGTTTCGGTAGGGATCGAAGATATAGAGGATCTCATTGAGGATTTTAACAATGCTTTGTCTGTTTGTTAA
- a CDS encoding sulfurtransferase TusA family protein: MMKLDLTGLCCSVPQMLVYSKIKKMRKGDTLEIIVEKGSSQELDVIRVLEFFKFNTNKIEMGDKCVYFVQK; the protein is encoded by the coding sequence ATGATGAAACTGGACTTAACTGGCTTATGCTGCTCAGTTCCTCAGATGCTCGTTTACTCTAAAATTAAGAAGATGAGGAAGGGAGATACATTAGAGATAATAGTAGAGAAGGGAAGCTCACAGGAATTGGACGTTATAAGGGTACTAGAATTCTTCAAATTTAATACTAATAAAATTGAAATGGGTGATAAGTGTGTTTATTTCGTTCAAAAATGA